Genomic segment of Mercurialis annua linkage group LG6, ddMerAnnu1.2, whole genome shotgun sequence:
aggtgagacgttaagtttgagggttagatgggtaaaagggtacaagttcaggggtcaaactatgtattaagccaattaATAATTTGCTAGCAGTTCTCTACTATGAACCCAAACCATATGGTATTAATTTTCCATTAATTGAAAGATAATTACatccaataattttattttatttgttaattattactattatgcATGCCAAGTCACCACTAAAGGAGAAGTAACATAGTGCGTCCCATCAGACCAAACAAAATGCCCAAACTCACTCTTATATTTCAAACTTGGCACTTTGTATGGCACAATCCTAACCATATAGCTTAATTTTTCACCTTTGGATTTGAATACCAATTCTGGAGGATCAACGGTCACGCTTACACCCTTCGGACCGTTGACTGCGACAGTGTAGTTTGACATTTCATCCCCAACGTTGGTCATTGTCCTCTTCACTACAATCATCTTTATATACGGCTTGGATGCTTCAAAAGCTACAGAAATTGCAGGATAGTTGATGTCCCATGGGTTTAAAGTAGACTCGCACTCAGCTGATGATCTACGTGTGATTATCTTTATGTCTTTCTTTGTCAGATTGGACGCACATAAAAACTCCACGTAGTCATCGGAAGTGATGTCATATACAAGACCAGGATCTTGAGCTTTTTGTGGATCCAAGTGTCCGGATCCCATATCCCAGGGTGTACTCGTACTGTAAAACGGTTCCTCTAGAATTGGATTGCCATCTCGATCGTGTGTGTACGCAGTAGTCATGATGGCTGATTTAATCATGGCTGGTGACCAATCAGGGTTCATTCCTTTGAGGAGAGCAGCAATACCTGACACGTGTGGGCATGCCATTGACGTACCCGATATTATGTTAAACTCTGTGCGTCTTTTATCTTCTGGTGTTCTAGTTGGAGGATTGAGTTGGGACCAGCCCGCTAAGATGTCGACACCTGGTGCAATGACATCTGGCTTCATCACATACCTCGATTGTTTGTTGGGCCCACGAGATGAGAAATCAGCTACTACTGGTGCGGGTTTGATCCCTAGCTGAGTCCCCCGGAATTGAATCGTAGCCCTAGGATTAGCAGTGGAAAACATATAATCAAAAAGAAGTTGACGGTTGGATGAACTGATGGACAATCCTGGAGTTAAATAAGCTTCAGCCATTAAAAAATCAGGTTTTACATAAGCAACAATAACACCGACTCCACCGGATTTCTTGACAGTCAATCCTAAAGCTGGACCAAAATCAGCACCATAATCACACACTACGATCTTGCCACGTACCAGTTGTTTATCCAAAGAATCAGGACGGCAATACGCAGCGTTTCCAGAATTGTTTAACGATGCATTTCCTCCATAAATCAACGGCCAAtattcattttcaaaaaaatcagCGCCGTCGAAGAGAGATATTCCGGTGAGAAAACCACCGcctcactacaaaaaatttggcttcttgtgacaaaaaaatatgtgacaaactatattttgtcataataaataggttagttgtgacaaaaaaaattattttgtcacaatgagagttcaatgaaatgatattgcgacaaatacatattgtgtcaaccatttttgtcactataaaaaataattatgtttgttgtgactaactattttgacaaaaacatgttttgtcgccgtaatttaaaatatttttattatgacaaaattattcttatcataatatttaaaaaagttgtgacaaattttattttgcagcaattagatatattttgtcactataaaatttaattacgtttgttgtgacaaagtattttgccaataaaagatattgtaataaattattattgtgtcaaattttgtcgtcacttataaaaaagtaaatatgtctTTGTGACAatgtattttgccaaaacaaatgttttgttttcgtattttaaaccTACAGTTATAACGACTGCATATGGACCTGatgtcaaccgtatgtcaaccttataaaacacaaacataaactctttccactactgtttattgtgtcaaatttatttgtcaataaaaaaagtaaatttgtttttctgacaaaatattttgccaaaacaaatgtttggttccgatattttaaaaagacagttataatatttattgtgtcatatttatttgtcactatataaaaaagtaaatatattgttgtgacaaagtaatttgccaaaacaaatgttttgtgcctGTATTTTAAACTATAGTTATAATAACCGTAAATAAACCGTTTATtgaccatatgtcaaccttatgaaacacaaaatacacacaaaatagagaaagaaaaactaattgcagaaaataaatggtaaaatagaaaatatatacagttataatgaaaaaataaattttagcataatatttaaagactttagtaacgaatttatttttcagcaattaattaaacttatataatgttgtgataattaaatattgtgtcaaatatttttgtcactatagcaattaattgtgtttgttgtgacaatgggttttgacaaaaactgttttgtcactgtatattaaaaatacagttattatgataaaataaattttatcataatatgtaaaaatattgtgaataattttatttttcagcaattaagcgaaattaaatgatattgtgattaataaatgttttgtcaccatggaattgaaaaaaaaaattatgataacaggtttaaatgggttatgaaattatattttattttgataaaaaaaggtatatgacaattaagattcaaatatccaaattaggttaatcgaagcactcttcattagggaaaaactttttttgctgaatattgacaccacacTACCGCATCAATTCCATACGTTTGTACGCTTCTCACGCCGCCGCACTTTCATTGATTTGTGTTTGTTGATGCTTATTTGTCCaggtattttttaacttatgaaaagagactaaattgattaatgtaggatgaatttcacattcaaattgcttatttgttcaattgataatttaattttttaactgatTCGTACAAACTCGAGGTCGGGCTTAAAACTCGACGACTTATCACCTATTCTCGAGTTTATTAGCTCAGTAAAATCAAGAACTCGAGGTTTTGCTTCCATTTCGTCGAGTATTAAGACTTACATCAAGTTTGTGCTTTGACAGAGATAAAAAAGTCCAGTTAAGGATGTAACTCGTCGAATATTAAGCATGACATCGAGTTTAACATTGCAAACGACGTATAAACTCGAGTTAAGTTTAAAAATTCGTCGACTATATAGGCTGACCTCGAGTATGTTTTAACAGTAACACTAACCAAATGTTAGCCTTGTTTTAGAACTGCAGGTAGTTCAGGGAAAGAAattggatatatttttaaaatagctaacggtatctgatttgtaatgggtaagttttaattatattttcaattgatagatttgtaccaaatattgatgttgcctaatatattattttggtatTAAAGGGACGCCATCAGACAAAAGTTGGATGACGTCGTACCGATTTAGTTCATGTTATATTCAAGGGGTCAAAAATTTTCTGAATGTTGCAAAAGACTTTACTGATTCAAATGGAAGAGTTCGGTGTCCATGCAAGAActgcatcaatatttatttgaagccaTTGCAAGAAGTAAAAATGGATCTATATCAATATGGAATTAGTGAAAACTACACAAACTGGGTGCACCATGGTGAGACTTCTCAACCTCGTGATAGTTTAGATGGCTCTATTAATTCGGACAATGAATTGGAGGatagtggaaatgatgtttcagaaatgttagatgatatgtgtaatgcaacttttatggacaccgacatggaagacagacttcccaatcaagataataacatgctagaaggagaagtagcaaaatttgctaaattgtggaatgattctcattgtgaactatatcctggaagtcaaaaatattcaaagctctcttttcttcttaagatgattaatatcaaagcactcacaaattctagtaataagtcatttttttcgAATTTGGAGTTGTTCAAGGATGCACTCCCGAGAGGAGAAACCCTTCCAAGTTCAAGTTATGAGGTTAAAAAATTGATGCGTGATTTAGGACTCGGTTACGTAACTATTGATGCTTGTGTAAATGATTGTGTGCTATTTtggaaggaaaatgaaaatcttgacacgtgTCCAACTTGTAAGGCCCCTAGATGGAAATTAGGTTTCGGAAAACGCAAGAAGGTTGCTCAAAAAATTCTTAGACACTTCCCTTTAGTACCTAGACTTCAGAGGTTATTTATGTCTAAAGATATTGGTGAAAATATGAGGTGGCATAAGGAGAAACGTGTAGATGATGATACGATTAGACATCCAGCTGATGCTACGGAATGGAAAGATTTTGACCAGAAATATGCTTGGTTTGGCAAAGATGCTCGTAACGTGCGACTTGGGCTTGCTAGTGATGGATTTAACCCTTTTGGAAATATGAGCACGAGTTATAGCATGTGGCCGGTGATTGTGACGCCATATAACTTACCACCATGGAAATGCATGAAGGagaattttttgatgttatctttgcTTATTCCTGGTAAAGAATCTCCCGGAAATAATATCGATGTATATTTAAGGCCATTAATTGATGAGTTAAAAGAGTTATGGGAGACCGGTGTGACAACATATGATGCATATAGCggtaagaattttcaattacatgctgcattattatggacaataaatgactttccagcatatggaatgttatctggatggagcacaaaaggaaaattggcatgtcctgtgtgtaataagtggacgtgttcgctaacattaaaaaatggaGTGAAGCAATGTTACATGGGTCATCGGAGATATTTACATGCCCAACATTCTTGGAGAAAAAGCAGAAAATTTGATGGCAAACCAGAGCACGGGTCAAAGCCTGAAGAGTTGTCAGGAGATGAAGTTCTAAGGCAATTAGATTTGCTTCCAAAAAGCCTTGTTTTTGGGAAGACACCTAACCAAAAAAAGCGTGCACGTGGTCCTGAAGAGCTCAATTGGACAAAGAGAAGTATATTCTTTGAATTGCCTTActggaaaacattaaaattacgtcataatttagatgtaatgcatattgagaagaatatatgtgaaaatatattgggtacgttgatgaatattgatggaaaatctaaggataacattaaggctcgaatggatttagaagcaatgggtataagaaaagagttacatttacagcaaaagggaaataaattttttatgccaCTTGCTTGTTATACATTACCGAAGCCTGAAAGGAGAAAGTTTTGCGAATGGTTGCAGTCAATCCGGTTGCCAGACGGATATGCTTCCAATCTTTCTCGATGTGTAAGTGTTCAGGACTGCAAAGTTATGGGGATGAAAAGCCATGATTATCATATATTCTTGCAACGGTTACTTCCAGCATCAATTTGTGGGTCTTTGCGTAGTGAGGTTTACACTGCATTATCAGAGTTGAGCTCTTTCTTTAAGGAGCTTTGTTCGAAGACTTTAAAAAGATCTACAGTTAAAAAGTTGCAGAGCGatatcattttgataatatgtaaacttgagatgatatatcctccatcttttttcgtggtaatgatgcatttggcaattcatctgccacgtgaagtagaattaggaggccctgttcactataggtggatgtactttattgagaggttagttgataaggaaattttatttttagttttcttgctgcagttttaactaatttttatatatctatatggtttattcacat
This window contains:
- the LOC126687866 gene encoding subtilisin-like protease SBT1.5, whose protein sequence is MEAKPRVLDFTELINSRIGNASLNNSGNAAYCRPDSLDKQLVRGKIVVCDYGADFGPALGLTVKKSGGVGVIVAYVKPDFLMAEAYLTPGLSISSSNRQLLFDYMFSTANPRATIQFRGTQLGIKPAPVVADFSSRGPNKQSRYVMKPDVIAPGVDILAGWSQLNPPTRTPEDKRRTEFNIISGTSMACPHVSGIAALLKGMNPDWSPAMIKSAIMTTAYTHDRDGNPILEEPFYSTSTPWDMGSGHLDPQKAQDPGLVYDITSDDYVEFLCASNLTKKDIKIITRRSSAECESTLNPWDINYPAISVAFEASKPYIKMIVVKRTMTNVGDEMSNYTVAVNGPKGVSVTVDPPELVFKSKGEKLSYMVRIVPYKVPSLKYKSEFGHFVWSDGTHYVTSPLVVTWHA
- the LOC126653914 gene encoding uncharacterized protein LOC126653914, with the translated sequence MGTPSDKSWMTSYRFSSCYIQGVKNFLNVAKDFTDSNGRVRCPCKNCINIYLKPLQEVKMDLYQYGISENYTNWVHHGETSQPRDSLDGSINSDNELEDSGNDVSEMLDDMCNATFMDTDMEDRLPNQDNNMLEGEVAKFAKLWNDSHCELYPGSQKYSKLSFLLKMINIKALTNSSNKSFFSNLELFKDALPRGETLPSSSYEVKKLMRDLGLGYVTIDACVNDCVLFWKENENLDTCPTCKAPRWKLGFGKRKKVAQKILRHFPLVPRLQRLFMSKDIGENMRWHKEKRVDDDTIRHPADATEWKDFDQKYAWFGKDARNVRLGLASDGFNPFGNMSTSYSMWPVIVTPYNLPPWKCMKENFLMLSLLIPGKESPGNNIDVYLRPLIDELKELWETGVTTYDAYSGKNFQLHAALLWTINDFPAYGMLSGWSTKGKLACPVCNKWTCSLTLKNGVKQCYMGHRRYLHAQHSWRKSRKFDGKPEHGSKPEELSGDEVLRQLDLLPKSLVFGKTPNQKKRARGPEELNWTKRSIFFELPYWKTLKLRHNLDVMHIEKNICENILGTLMNIDGKSKDNIKARMDLEAMGIRKELHLQQKGNKFFMPLACYTLPKPERRKFCEWLQSIRLPDGYASNLSRCVSVQDCKVMGMKSHDYHIFLQRLLPASICGSLRSEVYTALSELSSFFKELCSKTLKRSTVKKLQSDIILIICKLEMIYPPSFFVVMMHLAIHLPREVELGGPVHYRWMYFIERFLRTLKNYVRNLARPEGSIAEAYITKECLNFCSLYFHGVETIYNRVERNNFPVQIGVENGFSIFSNNARPLGATEYKTLSHSDFEKLQWYVLNNCEDVDEYLKIHIEELQKESVIDVQKRHQAGFASWFKECVGRLRATGLVAATDHIYALGLGPDIRIARYSGIIVNGVRFHTVERDNFRRTQNNGVSVTGEHKSKEIEFYGVLTDIIDLQYVNGNHVFLFKCDWWDVGDKNGIKTDGNLVSVNVSRKWYTGDSFVLSSQVQQVFYVSDMKNGGHWKIVQKSFHRNIFDVPEKEKVCNEDSILNDEPYQQYEADNSHEVDQNGGENLELLHPIDVLPDEVDVGQMFQGQNSNPIYSSDEEDDTTINYDDADTDVLEDSNDSDNEDEDDD